From the genome of Duffyella gerundensis, one region includes:
- a CDS encoding DedA family protein, whose protein sequence is MDFIHLVIDFILHIDVHLAELVAQYGVWVYAILFLILFCETGLVVTPFLPGDSLLFVAGALAALPGNDLNIHLMVALLVIAAILGDAVNYTIGRLFGARLFSNPNSKIFRQSYLDKTHAFYERHGGKTIILARFVPIVRTFAPFVAGMGHMSYRHFALYNVTGALLWVVLFSYAGYLFGDLPVVQENLKLLIVGIILVSVLPGVIEVWRHRRAAKQQKQP, encoded by the coding sequence ATGGATTTCATCCATTTAGTCATCGATTTTATCTTGCACATTGATGTGCATCTTGCCGAGCTGGTGGCGCAGTATGGCGTCTGGGTCTATGCCATTCTGTTTTTGATCCTGTTCTGTGAAACCGGCCTGGTCGTGACGCCGTTTTTACCCGGTGATTCGCTGCTGTTTGTTGCCGGTGCGCTGGCGGCGCTGCCGGGCAACGACCTCAATATCCATCTGATGGTCGCGCTGCTGGTGATTGCCGCTATTCTTGGCGATGCGGTGAACTACACCATTGGCCGCCTGTTTGGGGCGCGGTTGTTCAGCAACCCCAACTCGAAAATCTTTCGTCAAAGCTATCTCGATAAAACCCATGCGTTTTACGAGCGTCATGGCGGAAAAACGATTATCCTTGCGCGCTTCGTGCCGATCGTGCGCACCTTTGCGCCGTTTGTTGCCGGGATGGGGCACATGTCCTACCGTCACTTTGCGCTGTATAACGTGACGGGCGCGCTGTTATGGGTAGTGCTATTCTCCTACGCCGGTTATCTTTTCGGTGATTTACCAGTGGTGCAGGAGAACCTGAAACTGCTGATCGTGGGGATTATCCTGGTTTCTGTGCTGCCAGGCGTGATAGAAGTGTGGCGCCATCGCCGTGCGGCGAAGCAGCAGAAGCAGCCTTAA
- the accD gene encoding acetyl-CoA carboxylase, carboxyltransferase subunit beta, whose amino-acid sequence MSWIERILNKSTITPSRKASIPEGVWTKCDSCGQVLYRAELERNLEVCPKCDHHMRMHGRERLNRLLDEGTLVELGSELEPKDVLKFKDSKKYKDRLTAAQKATDETDALIVMKGTLHSMPVVAAAFEFAFMGGSMGSVVGARFVRAVEQALEDNCPLICFSASGGARMQEALMSLMQMAKTSAALAKMRERGLPYISVMTDPTMGGVSASFAMLGDLNIAEPKALIGFAGPRVIEQTVREKLPPGFQRSEFLIEKGAIDMIIRRPELRYKLASLLAKMMNLPAPLPDSDEPAPASEPESHEA is encoded by the coding sequence ATGAGCTGGATTGAACGAATTCTCAACAAGAGCACCATCACGCCATCGCGTAAAGCGAGTATCCCGGAAGGCGTGTGGACCAAGTGTGACAGCTGCGGCCAGGTTCTGTACCGTGCCGAACTGGAGCGCAATCTGGAAGTTTGCCCGAAATGCGATCACCACATGCGTATGCATGGACGTGAGCGCCTGAACCGGCTGCTTGATGAAGGCACGCTGGTGGAGTTGGGCAGCGAGCTGGAACCAAAAGACGTGCTCAAGTTTAAGGATTCCAAAAAATATAAAGATCGTCTGACTGCCGCGCAGAAAGCGACAGATGAGACGGACGCGCTGATTGTTATGAAAGGCACGCTGCACAGCATGCCGGTCGTTGCCGCCGCGTTTGAGTTTGCCTTTATGGGCGGTTCAATGGGCTCGGTAGTGGGTGCGCGCTTTGTGCGTGCGGTTGAGCAGGCGCTGGAAGATAACTGTCCACTGATCTGTTTCTCCGCCAGCGGCGGCGCCCGTATGCAGGAAGCGTTAATGTCGCTGATGCAGATGGCGAAAACCAGTGCGGCGTTGGCCAAGATGCGCGAGCGCGGTCTGCCTTATATTTCTGTCATGACTGACCCGACTATGGGCGGTGTGTCAGCCAGCTTCGCCATGTTAGGCGATCTGAATATCGCTGAGCCAAAAGCGCTGATCGGTTTTGCTGGTCCGCGCGTTATTGAGCAGACGGTTCGCGAAAAGCTGCCGCCAGGCTTCCAGCGCAGCGAGTTCCTGATTGAAAAAGGCGCGATCGACATGATCATTCGCCGTCCGGAATTGCGCTACAAGCTGGCCAGCCTGCTGGCAAAAATGATGAACCTGCCAGCCCCGCTGCCTGATAGCGATGAGCCAGCACCGGCTTCTGAGCCAGAAAGCCACGAGGCCTGA
- a CDS encoding aspartate-semialdehyde dehydrogenase: MSDGWNIALLGATGAVGNAVLELLAEREFPVGELFLLASANSAGENKRFVGQTLVVQDASEFDWSQAQLAFFVAGRDASARYAEEAANAGCLVIDSSDLFALEPDVPLVVPDVNPQVLSDYRNRNIVSVADSLTSQLLSALKPLIEQAGLSRIQVTNLLSVSSHGKAAVDGLAGESARLLNGIPPEEHHFGRQLAFNLLPQLADNAGSVASERRLVDQVRKVLQDEGLPIAVTSLQAPVFYGNAQQVWVENLRPLSAEEAREILLEAEDISLSEENDYPTPVGDASGNETLSIGCVRNDYGVPELLQFWTVADNIRFGGALMAIKTAEKLVREYMY; encoded by the coding sequence ATGTCTGACGGCTGGAATATTGCGCTACTTGGCGCAACAGGCGCAGTAGGGAACGCTGTACTGGAACTGCTGGCGGAACGCGAGTTCCCGGTGGGTGAATTATTTTTGCTCGCCAGCGCCAACAGCGCCGGTGAAAACAAACGCTTTGTGGGCCAGACGCTGGTAGTGCAGGACGCCAGTGAATTTGACTGGTCTCAGGCGCAGCTGGCCTTTTTTGTTGCCGGACGCGACGCTTCGGCACGCTACGCCGAAGAAGCGGCCAACGCCGGTTGTCTGGTGATCGATAGCAGCGATCTGTTCGCGCTGGAGCCGGATGTGCCGCTGGTGGTGCCGGATGTGAATCCGCAGGTACTGAGCGATTACCGTAATCGTAATATTGTCAGCGTGGCCGACAGTCTGACCAGCCAGCTGCTGAGTGCACTGAAGCCGCTGATTGAGCAGGCCGGGCTCAGCCGCATTCAGGTCACTAACCTGCTGTCGGTTTCCTCGCACGGCAAAGCCGCGGTGGACGGCCTGGCAGGCGAAAGCGCCCGTTTGCTGAACGGCATTCCGCCCGAAGAGCACCACTTTGGCCGTCAGCTGGCGTTCAACCTGCTGCCGCAGCTGGCAGATAACGCCGGTAGCGTCGCCAGCGAGCGTCGCCTGGTGGATCAGGTACGCAAAGTACTGCAGGACGAAGGATTGCCGATTGCGGTAACCAGCCTGCAGGCGCCGGTGTTTTACGGCAACGCGCAGCAGGTGTGGGTCGAAAACCTGCGTCCGCTCTCGGCTGAAGAAGCGCGCGAGATTTTGCTGGAGGCGGAGGATATTTCGCTTTCTGAAGAGAACGATTATCCCACGCCGGTAGGCGATGCGTCTGGTAACGAAACGCTGAGCATTGGCTGCGTGCGCAATGATTACGGCGTACCGGAGCTGCTGCAGTTCTGGACGGTAGCGGATAATATTCGCTTCGGTGGCGCGTTGATGGCCATCAAAACCGCTGAGAAGCTGGTGCGGGAGTACATGTACTGA
- the folC gene encoding bifunctional tetrahydrofolate synthase/dihydrofolate synthase has protein sequence MDNLHLPQATSPLATWLHYLEHLHSQAIELGLDRIRDVAQRLDLLQPAPFIFTVAGTNGKGTTCRTLETVLMAAGFRVGVFSSPHLVRYTERVRVQGEELAESAHTASFAAIEAGRGTTSLTYFEFGTLSALMLFKQAALDVVILEVGLGGRLDATNIVDADVAVVTSIALDHTDWLGNDRESIGREKAGIFRQGKPAVVGEPDMPVTIADVASACGARLHQRDRDWHYQQLATGWRFVDAQGEVNDLPLPQVPLPNAATALAALRASGLAVDDAVIRAHIGRAILPGRFQTVSQAPRLILDVAHNPHAASYLASRLAAEPVAGKVHAVVGMLHDKDIAGTLAALANQVDVWYCAPLSGPRGASAEQLLAHLPAGQAFSDVTSAWRAAMQQAGKQDIVLVCGSFHTVAQVMETLETEKGSGK, from the coding sequence ATGGATAATCTTCACCTTCCTCAAGCCACGTCGCCTTTGGCCACGTGGCTTCATTATCTTGAACACCTGCATTCGCAAGCGATCGAACTGGGGCTTGACCGCATTCGCGACGTCGCTCAGCGGCTCGACCTGCTGCAACCCGCTCCGTTTATCTTCACCGTCGCCGGCACCAACGGCAAAGGTACCACCTGTCGCACGCTGGAAACGGTGCTGATGGCGGCAGGCTTTCGCGTTGGCGTCTTCAGTTCGCCTCATCTGGTGCGTTACACCGAGCGCGTACGTGTTCAGGGCGAAGAGCTGGCCGAATCGGCGCACACCGCCAGCTTTGCGGCAATTGAAGCAGGGCGCGGAACCACCTCATTAACCTACTTTGAATTTGGCACGCTGTCGGCGCTGATGCTGTTTAAGCAGGCGGCACTCGATGTGGTGATCCTTGAGGTCGGCCTTGGCGGTCGCCTGGATGCCACCAACATTGTAGATGCCGACGTTGCGGTAGTGACCAGCATTGCGCTGGATCATACCGACTGGCTGGGCAACGATCGTGAAAGCATTGGCCGCGAAAAAGCGGGTATCTTTCGCCAGGGCAAGCCGGCGGTGGTTGGCGAGCCTGACATGCCAGTGACCATCGCTGACGTTGCCAGCGCCTGCGGCGCCCGGCTGCATCAACGCGATCGCGACTGGCATTATCAACAGCTGGCTACCGGCTGGCGTTTTGTGGACGCGCAGGGCGAAGTTAACGATCTGCCGCTGCCTCAGGTGCCGTTGCCGAATGCGGCTACCGCGTTGGCGGCATTGCGCGCGTCAGGGCTGGCGGTGGACGATGCGGTTATTCGGGCGCATATCGGGCGGGCGATTCTGCCGGGCCGTTTTCAAACCGTCAGCCAGGCTCCGCGTCTGATTCTCGACGTTGCCCACAATCCTCACGCCGCCAGCTACCTGGCGAGTCGTCTGGCGGCAGAGCCAGTGGCCGGTAAAGTACACGCGGTGGTCGGCATGCTGCACGATAAAGATATTGCCGGCACGCTGGCCGCGTTGGCAAATCAGGTGGATGTCTGGTATTGCGCACCGTTAAGCGGACCGCGCGGTGCCAGTGCTGAACAGCTGCTGGCGCATCTGCCTGCAGGACAGGCGTTCAGCGATGTGACTTCAGCCTGGCGTGCGGCCATGCAGCAGGCGGGCAAGCAGGATATTGTGCTGGTGTGCGGTTCGTTCCACACCGTGGCACAGGTTATGGAAACGCTGGAAACGGAGAAGGGCAGTGGCAAGTAA
- the truA gene encoding tRNA pseudouridine(38-40) synthase TruA, translating into MSEAVNEHKLALGIEYDGSRYYGWQRQQEVRSVQGKLEQALAKVADHDVNVFCAGRTDAGVHGTGQVVHFVTTSIRKDAAWTLGVNANLPDDIAVRWVKAVPDEFHARFSATARRYRYIIYNQRLRPAILHGGVTHFYHPLDVEKMQRAGQCLLGENDFTSFRAVQCQSRTPWRNIMHLEVSRFGAYVVVDIKANAFVHHMVRNIVGSLLEIGCGNQPENWMASLLAAKDRTLAAATAKAEGLYLVAVDYPSHFDLPRPPMGPLFLAD; encoded by the coding sequence ATGTCTGAGGCGGTCAACGAGCACAAACTGGCGTTGGGCATCGAATATGACGGCAGCCGCTATTATGGCTGGCAGCGACAGCAGGAAGTGCGCAGCGTGCAGGGCAAGCTGGAACAGGCGCTGGCAAAAGTAGCCGATCATGACGTAAACGTGTTTTGTGCGGGTCGCACCGATGCAGGAGTGCATGGTACCGGTCAGGTGGTGCATTTTGTGACCACGTCGATCCGCAAAGATGCGGCATGGACGCTGGGCGTTAATGCCAATTTGCCGGATGACATCGCGGTGCGTTGGGTCAAAGCGGTGCCGGATGAGTTCCATGCCCGTTTCAGCGCCACCGCACGCCGCTATCGCTACATCATTTATAATCAACGGCTGCGGCCAGCGATTCTGCACGGCGGCGTGACTCATTTTTACCATCCGCTGGATGTGGAAAAAATGCAGCGCGCCGGGCAGTGCCTGCTGGGTGAAAACGACTTCACCTCGTTTCGTGCCGTGCAGTGTCAGTCGCGCACGCCGTGGCGCAACATCATGCACCTTGAGGTCAGCCGCTTTGGTGCCTATGTGGTGGTGGATATCAAGGCCAACGCCTTTGTTCACCACATGGTGCGTAACATTGTGGGTAGCCTGCTGGAGATCGGCTGCGGCAACCAGCCTGAGAACTGGATGGCCAGCCTGCTGGCGGCAAAGGATCGTACGCTGGCGGCAGCAACCGCCAAAGCAGAAGGGCTCTATTTGGTGGCGGTGGATTATCCATCCCATTTTGATCTTCCCCGACCGCCGATGGGACCGCTGTTCCTCGCGGATTAA